The following are from one region of the Falco biarmicus isolate bFalBia1 chromosome 1, bFalBia1.pri, whole genome shotgun sequence genome:
- the SERPIND1 gene encoding heparin cofactor 2 gives MKFLFCLLALALIITSAFCGVKDFTEHFESLKDAHAHENGTYDMPNLPPEFHRENTITNDLIPEEEEEEDYLDLDKILGEDDYSDIIDAGPYMVSEVQQGNILELFQGKTRIQRLNILNANFGFNLYRSVADKANSSDNILMAPVGISTAMAMISLGLKGQTQQEVLSVLGFQEFINASTKYELMTVHNLFRKLTHRLFRRNFGYTLRSVNDLYIQKDFSILNDFRNNMKTYYFADAQPADFSDPDFITTTNERILKLTKGLIKEALVNVNPTTLMMILNCLYFKGTWENKFPVEMTTKRSFRLNEKQTIKVPMMQTKGNFLAAADPELDCSVIQLPFVGNISMLIVLPHKLSGMKALEKQITPQVVEKWQKSMTNRTREVVLPKFKLEKSYNLIGYLRSMGIEELFNEKGDYSGISDEKVTIDKFNHQGTITVNEEGTEAGAITNVGFMPLSTQIRFIVDRPFLFLIYEHRTSCLLFMGRVVNPAKS, from the exons ATGaagttcttgttttgtttgcttgcccTTGCTCTCATCATAACCTCCGCATTTTGTGGAGTCAAGGACTTCACTGAGCATTTTGAAAGCCTTAAAGATGCGCACGCACATGAAAACGGGACCTATGATATGCCAAACTTACCACCCGAGTTCCACAGAGAAAACACGATCACTAACGACTTGATTcctgaagaggaggaggaagaggactATCTAGATCTTGACAAGATTTTGGGCGAAGATGACTACAGCGACATTATTGATGCTGGCCCATACATGGTTTCTGAAGTTCAGCAAGGAAATATTCTTGAACTATTCCAAGGCAAAACCAGAATCCAGCGCCTCAATATCCTCAATGCAAACTTTGGCTTCAACCTTTACCGCAGTGTGGCAGACAAGGCCAACTCTTCAGATAATATTCTCATGGCTCCTGTTGGTATTTCCACTGCAATGGCTATGATTTCTCTGGGTCTCAAGGGTCAAACTCAGCAGGAAGTATTATCTGTTCTTGGCTTTCAAGAATTCATTAATGCCAGCACCAAATATGAGCTGATGACTGTTCATAATCTCTTCCGCAAACTCACTCATCGGCTCTTCAGGCGCAATTTTGGTTATACACTGAGGTCTGTGAATGATCTTTACATTCAGAAGGACTTTTCTATTCTGAATGATTTCAGAAACAATATGAAAACATACTACTTTGCCGATGCCCAACCAGCTGATTTTTCAGATCCTGACTTCATAACCACAACAAATGAACGCATCTTGAAGCTGACCAAAGGATTAATAAAGGAAGCTCTTGTGAATGTAAACCCTACAACGCTGATGATGATTCTTAACTGTCTTTACTTTAAAG GAACTTGGGAGAATAAGTTTCCAGTGGAAATGACTACAAAGAGAAGTTTCCGTCTGAATGAGAAGCAAACAATAAAGGTCCCTATGATGCAGACTAAAGGGAACTTCCTCGCTGCTGCAGACCCCGAGCTAGACTGCAGCGTGATCCAGCTCCCATTTGTGGGGAACATCAGCATGCTGATTGTACTTCCACACAAACTCTCTGGCATGAAAGCCCTAGAAAAGCAGATAACACCTCAAGTGGTGGAAAAATGGCAGAAGAGCATGACAAACAG AACAAGAGAAGTGGTTCTGCCTAAATTTAAGCTGGAGAAGAGTTACAACCTGATCGGTTATCTGAGATCCATGGGAATAGAAGAACTGTTCAATGAAAAAGGCGACTACTCTGGTATATCGGATGAGAAAGTCACCATTGACAAG tTCAATCATCAAGGCACAATAACTGTGAATGAGGAAGGTACAGAGGCTGGAGCAATAACCAATGTCGGGTTCATGCCTCTTTCTACTCAGATTCGCTTTATTGTTGACCGCccctttttgtttctgatcTATGAACATCGTACCAGCTGCCTTCTGTTCATGGGCAGAGTTGTCAACCCAGCCAAATCTTAA